From the genome of Haemophilus parainfluenzae, one region includes:
- a CDS encoding iron ABC transporter substrate-binding protein — MKIKHFQIAALTGLMAFAGFASADITVYNGQHKEGAKAVADAFTKATGIKVTLNSAKSDQLAGQLKEEGDKTPADVFYSEQTAPFAALSDAGLLEPLSADTIKQTAHKGVPVAPKKDWIALSGRSRVVVYDHTKLSEKDMEKSVLDYATPKWKDKIGYVPTSGAFLEQVVAITKLKGKDAALKWLKGLKENGKLYAKNSVALQAVENGEVPAALINNYYWYALAKEKGADNLKTRLYFIRHQDPGALVTYSGAAVLKGSKNKEEAKKFVDFLASKEGQEAFVSVRAEYPLRTDVVSPFNMEPYAKLEAPVVSATTSEDKDNANKLIEEAGLK, encoded by the coding sequence ATGAAAATTAAGCATTTCCAAATTGCAGCCCTTACCGGCTTAATGGCATTTGCAGGCTTCGCTTCTGCAGATATTACCGTTTACAACGGACAACATAAAGAAGGTGCAAAAGCCGTTGCCGATGCGTTTACAAAAGCAACGGGCATTAAAGTGACCTTAAATAGCGCGAAAAGCGATCAACTTGCGGGCCAATTGAAAGAAGAGGGAGATAAAACCCCTGCAGATGTATTCTATTCTGAACAAACTGCACCTTTCGCGGCACTCTCTGATGCGGGCTTATTAGAACCGCTTTCTGCAGACACCATTAAACAAACTGCACACAAAGGTGTGCCTGTTGCACCGAAAAAAGACTGGATCGCATTAAGCGGCCGTTCTCGTGTTGTGGTTTATGATCACACCAAACTATCTGAAAAAGACATGGAAAAATCCGTGTTAGATTATGCAACTCCAAAATGGAAAGACAAAATTGGTTACGTTCCGACTTCAGGTGCATTCTTAGAGCAAGTTGTTGCGATTACCAAATTAAAAGGTAAAGATGCCGCACTTAAATGGTTAAAAGGCCTAAAAGAAAACGGCAAACTTTATGCGAAAAACAGTGTTGCACTTCAAGCGGTTGAAAATGGCGAAGTTCCTGCAGCGTTAATCAACAACTACTACTGGTATGCACTCGCGAAAGAAAAAGGTGCTGATAACCTCAAAACACGCCTTTACTTTATTCGTCATCAAGATCCTGGTGCATTAGTGACCTATTCTGGTGCGGCTGTATTAAAAGGCTCTAAAAATAAAGAAGAAGCGAAAAAATTCGTTGATTTCTTAGCAAGTAAAGAAGGACAAGAAGCATTTGTTTCAGTACGTGCAGAATACCCACTTCGTACCGACGTGGTTTCTCCATTTAACATGGAACCTTATGCGA
- the gshAB gene encoding bifunctional glutamate--cysteine ligase GshA/glutathione synthetase GshB yields the protein MNIQQIIKQHHLELLFQQGSFGIEKESQRVHADGSIVTSLHPKAFGNRRFHPYIQTDFAESQLELVTPPMKKLEDTLRWLSAIHEVTLRTLPEDEFIFPFSMPAGLPPEEQIKVAQLDNQEDVAYREHLVQSYGKYKQMVSGIHYNFQIDPKFIDALFHAQNETQSAVDFQNNFYLKIAKNFLRYQWILLYLFSATPTVEEKYFRDNSPLKPHQYVRSLRSGKYGYVNDPKIYVSYDSLQEYVETLEHWVKSGDLIAEKEFYSSVRLRGAKKARDLLEKGIQYLEFRLFDLNPFAPYGMELADAKFIHYFILFMAWLDDTADQEGIKLGKARLAEVAWEDPREQSVYAVEGELVLLEMLKMLEQLNVNDEIKTIVKDKLGQFADPSQTLCAKVVAAIEQIGSYQQLGADIAQSNKAKAFERFYALSAFDNMELSTQALLFDAIQKGLKIEILDERDQFLSLQFGDHLEYVKNGNMTSHDSYISPLIMENKVVTKKVLAKAGFNVPQSIEFTDVKSAVENFPLFENRAVVIKPKSTNFGLGISIFQQGVTDRDDFAKAVEIAFREDKEIMVEDYLLGTEYRFFVLGDKTLAVLLRVPANVIGDGVHTVAELVAAKNDHPLRGDGSRTPLKKIALGDIEQLQLKEQGLTVDSIPEKDQLVQLRANSNISTGGDSIDMTDEMHASYKEIAVGISKAMGAAVCGVDLIIPDLKKSAEPSLRSWGVIEANFNPMMMMHIFPFSGQSRRLTMNVIKMLFPELP from the coding sequence ATGAATATTCAGCAAATCATTAAACAACATCACCTCGAGCTCTTATTTCAGCAAGGATCATTTGGGATTGAAAAGGAAAGTCAACGGGTGCATGCGGATGGTTCAATAGTGACATCATTGCACCCCAAAGCCTTTGGTAATCGTCGTTTCCACCCTTACATTCAAACAGATTTTGCAGAAAGTCAGTTGGAGTTGGTGACTCCCCCGATGAAAAAATTAGAGGATACATTACGTTGGCTTTCAGCTATTCATGAAGTGACTTTGCGTACATTACCGGAGGATGAATTTATTTTTCCTTTTAGTATGCCTGCAGGGTTACCGCCAGAAGAGCAAATTAAGGTTGCACAATTAGATAATCAGGAAGATGTGGCTTATCGTGAGCATTTAGTTCAGTCTTACGGTAAATATAAGCAAATGGTCAGTGGTATTCATTACAATTTTCAAATTGACCCTAAGTTTATTGATGCCTTATTTCATGCACAAAATGAAACACAAAGTGCGGTTGATTTTCAAAATAATTTTTACCTGAAAATAGCGAAGAACTTCTTACGCTATCAATGGATTTTACTTTACTTGTTTTCTGCAACACCGACGGTAGAGGAAAAATATTTCAGAGACAATTCACCCCTTAAACCGCATCAATATGTGCGGAGTTTACGTTCAGGGAAATATGGTTATGTGAATGATCCGAAGATCTACGTCTCTTATGACAGTTTGCAAGAGTATGTTGAGACGTTAGAACACTGGGTGAAATCGGGCGATTTGATTGCAGAAAAAGAATTTTACTCGAGTGTACGCTTGCGTGGGGCTAAAAAAGCACGAGATTTACTTGAAAAAGGAATTCAATATTTAGAATTTCGTTTGTTTGATCTCAATCCGTTTGCACCTTATGGAATGGAACTTGCTGATGCGAAATTCATTCATTATTTTATTTTGTTCATGGCATGGCTTGATGATACCGCTGATCAAGAAGGCATAAAATTAGGCAAAGCACGTCTTGCTGAAGTGGCATGGGAAGATCCAAGAGAGCAAAGTGTTTATGCGGTAGAAGGGGAATTAGTTCTCCTTGAAATGCTCAAGATGCTTGAACAACTTAATGTGAATGATGAGATTAAAACGATTGTTAAAGACAAATTAGGGCAATTTGCGGATCCAAGTCAAACGCTTTGTGCAAAAGTGGTCGCGGCAATTGAGCAGATCGGTAGTTATCAACAATTAGGGGCTGATATTGCGCAATCCAATAAAGCAAAAGCCTTTGAACGTTTTTATGCATTAAGTGCGTTTGATAATATGGAGCTGTCCACACAGGCGTTATTATTTGATGCAATTCAAAAAGGATTAAAGATTGAGATTTTAGATGAACGCGATCAATTTCTCAGTCTTCAATTTGGCGACCATTTGGAATATGTGAAAAATGGTAATATGACTTCTCACGATAGTTATATTTCCCCGCTCATCATGGAAAATAAAGTAGTGACGAAGAAAGTCTTAGCGAAAGCAGGCTTTAATGTACCGCAAAGCATCGAGTTTACCGATGTGAAAAGTGCGGTCGAAAATTTCCCACTTTTTGAAAATCGAGCTGTCGTGATTAAGCCAAAATCAACGAATTTTGGTTTGGGGATCAGTATTTTCCAACAAGGTGTAACGGATAGAGATGATTTTGCAAAAGCAGTAGAAATTGCTTTCCGTGAAGATAAAGAGATCATGGTTGAAGATTATCTACTTGGCACCGAATACCGTTTCTTTGTGCTGGGTGATAAAACGTTAGCTGTTTTATTACGTGTGCCAGCAAATGTCATTGGAGATGGTGTACATACCGTTGCTGAATTAGTGGCGGCTAAAAATGATCATCCTTTACGGGGCGATGGCAGTCGTACACCATTGAAAAAAATCGCATTAGGGGATATTGAGCAGTTGCAGCTTAAGGAACAAGGCTTAACTGTGGATTCTATTCCAGAGAAAGATCAACTTGTCCAATTACGTGCGAATTCCAATATTAGTACAGGCGGCGATTCTATTGATATGACGGATGAAATGCATGCCAGTTACAAAGAAATTGCGGTCGGGATTAGCAAAGCTATGGGGGCGGCAGTGTGTGGCGTGGATTTGATTATTCCTGACTTGAAAAAGTCAGCTGAACCAAGTTTACGTTCGTGGGGGGTAATTGAGGCAAACTTTAATCCTATGATGATGATGCATATTTTTCCATTTAGTGGACAATCTCGACGATTGACAATGAATGTGATTAAGATGCTTTTCCCAGAATTGCCTTAA